Proteins from one Novosphingobium pentaromativorans US6-1 genomic window:
- a CDS encoding VOC family protein, which translates to MVQITELGYLGLNITDVEAWKEFATQVLGMEWLDEGDGDRFYLRMDDWHHRITLHVTDEDDMAYLGLRVAGGGELAAMQQQLTEMGVAYSVGSAEECAERFVLGLLKLEDPYGNPIEVFHGPQVDAHKPFYPGRRMHGKFATGTGGIGHVIIRSEDADVSEKFYNELFGFRGTVEYHQPSPAGVRKPYFMHCNDRDHSIAFGLGPMKKRINHLMVEATDIDDVGMTHQIVHERDVPLAISLGKHSNDRMLSFYMVNPSGWMIEYGAGARTAQHQTEYYVSDVWGHEFLPPAIKVMGG; encoded by the coding sequence ATGGTCCAGATAACCGAGTTGGGCTACCTTGGTCTGAACATAACCGACGTGGAAGCCTGGAAGGAATTTGCCACCCAGGTCCTCGGCATGGAATGGCTCGACGAAGGGGATGGCGACCGCTTCTATCTGCGGATGGATGACTGGCATCATCGCATCACGCTTCATGTGACCGACGAAGACGACATGGCCTATCTGGGTCTGCGCGTTGCCGGCGGGGGTGAGCTTGCCGCTATGCAGCAGCAGTTGACCGAAATGGGTGTCGCTTACTCGGTTGGATCGGCTGAGGAATGCGCGGAACGCTTCGTTCTGGGCTTGCTCAAGCTGGAGGATCCCTACGGCAACCCGATCGAGGTTTTCCACGGACCGCAGGTCGATGCGCACAAGCCGTTCTATCCGGGTCGCAGGATGCATGGAAAGTTCGCGACCGGGACCGGCGGTATCGGGCACGTCATCATCCGTTCGGAAGATGCCGACGTGTCGGAAAAGTTCTATAATGAGCTGTTCGGCTTCCGCGGCACGGTTGAATACCACCAGCCTTCCCCGGCTGGCGTTCGCAAGCCGTACTTCATGCATTGCAACGACCGCGATCACTCGATCGCATTCGGTCTGGGGCCGATGAAGAAGCGGATCAACCACCTGATGGTTGAGGCAACCGATATCGACGACGTGGGGATGACCCACCAGATCGTTCACGAGCGCGACGTTCCCCTGGCGATCTCGCTGGGCAAGCATTCGAACGATCGCATGCTGTCATTCTACATGGTCAATCCATCGGGCTGGATGATCGAGTATGGCGCCGGTGCGCGCACAGCGCAGCATCAGACCGAATATTACGTATCCGACGTCTGGGGCCATGAATTCCTGCCGCCGGCGATCAAGGTCATGGGCGGCTAG
- a CDS encoding protocatechuate 4,5-dioxygenase subunit beta, whose translation MAEVVGGFLMPHNPALSGVLAGMAKPEQEDTINRSFEHISERVAEMKADTVIIIGDDHYTNFGPHCIPTCLIAIGDLDGPIEEWLPIEKGVIPNNEGLARHILESGLAEGVDWSYAKSITLDHATAIPYEMAVKFNPAVNIIPIYLNCVMEPFIDSRRAYDIGRSIKRAVESWGGNERVVIYGTGGLSHWVGSPGMGNVNEAFDRKLLDLCAAGDIETLLSLSDEEILREGGNGAIEVKNWYCAMGAMPGAKAEFIAYEAMHEWLTGMGFAELKQAA comes from the coding sequence ATGGCTGAAGTTGTAGGCGGTTTTCTGATGCCGCATAATCCAGCTCTTTCGGGCGTTCTGGCAGGCATGGCCAAGCCGGAGCAGGAAGACACCATCAACCGTTCGTTCGAGCATATTTCCGAGCGCGTAGCTGAAATGAAGGCCGATACGGTCATCATCATCGGCGATGATCACTATACCAATTTCGGACCGCATTGCATTCCGACCTGCCTCATCGCGATCGGCGATCTGGACGGCCCGATCGAGGAATGGCTGCCCATCGAAAAAGGCGTGATCCCGAACAATGAAGGTCTTGCCAGGCATATTCTCGAAAGCGGCCTGGCCGAGGGTGTGGACTGGTCCTACGCCAAGTCGATCACGCTCGATCACGCCACGGCCATTCCCTACGAGATGGCGGTCAAGTTCAATCCGGCCGTCAACATCATTCCGATCTATCTCAATTGCGTGATGGAGCCGTTCATCGACAGCCGCCGCGCCTACGACATCGGCCGGAGCATCAAGCGTGCCGTGGAGAGCTGGGGCGGCAACGAACGGGTTGTCATCTACGGCACCGGGGGTCTGAGCCACTGGGTCGGAAGCCCGGGCATGGGCAATGTCAACGAAGCCTTCGACCGCAAGCTTCTCGATCTGTGCGCTGCTGGCGACATCGAGACCTTGTTGTCGCTGAGCGACGAGGAAATCCTGAGGGAAGGCGGCAACGGAGCGATCGAGGTCAAGAACTGGTATTGCGCCATGGGAGCGATGCCGGGCGCCAAGGCCGAATTCATTGCCTATGAGGCGATGCACGAATGGCTGACGGGCATGGGCTTCGCCGAACTGAAGCAGGCGGCCTGA
- a CDS encoding dihydrodipicolinate synthase family protein, which yields MPTKRKLMTPQDVQGAWAIMPTSAKEGAESWRMTDSLDLDASVDAINGLIDSGIDGILTMGTYGEAATLTLDEKKRFMACLVETVAGRVPCFVGTTTLNTRDTIELTRYAADLGADGTMLGLPMWCTPTLPAAVRFYKDVAEACPDMAQCIYANPEAFRFDFPPPFWAQVADIPQVVSAKYTAIGQLIQNLELTRGKVRAMPIELDYYAGARIDDDISAFWSSGAVCGPKPTIALRDEVARARETGDWTKAKALTDKMWWAVTPMFPAGGFREFSMYNIAIDKARMQAAGWMQVGPARPPYDMMPDHIRAGAETAGVRWAEMAKEAV from the coding sequence ATGCCCACCAAGCGTAAGCTCATGACGCCGCAGGATGTGCAGGGCGCATGGGCGATCATGCCAACCAGTGCCAAGGAAGGCGCGGAAAGCTGGCGCATGACGGATTCGCTGGATCTCGATGCAAGTGTCGATGCCATCAACGGACTGATCGATTCCGGTATTGACGGTATCCTGACGATGGGAACCTATGGTGAAGCGGCGACCCTGACGCTCGACGAGAAGAAGCGCTTCATGGCGTGTCTTGTGGAGACCGTGGCAGGACGCGTTCCCTGCTTTGTCGGTACGACCACGTTGAACACCAGGGATACGATCGAACTGACTCGCTATGCGGCGGATCTGGGCGCAGACGGTACGATGCTGGGGCTGCCCATGTGGTGCACTCCCACTCTCCCTGCGGCCGTGCGGTTCTACAAGGACGTGGCGGAAGCCTGCCCCGACATGGCGCAGTGCATCTATGCCAATCCGGAAGCGTTCCGATTCGACTTTCCGCCTCCGTTCTGGGCGCAGGTGGCCGATATTCCGCAGGTGGTTTCTGCCAAGTACACCGCCATCGGCCAGTTGATCCAGAATCTCGAACTGACGCGCGGCAAGGTTCGTGCCATGCCGATCGAGCTGGATTACTATGCAGGCGCGCGCATCGACGACGATATCAGCGCCTTCTGGAGCAGTGGCGCCGTCTGCGGCCCCAAGCCGACCATTGCGCTGCGCGATGAAGTCGCCCGGGCTCGGGAAACGGGAGACTGGACGAAGGCCAAGGCCCTGACCGACAAGATGTGGTGGGCCGTGACGCCGATGTTCCCGGCTGGCGGATTCCGCGAGTTTTCGATGTATAACATCGCCATCGACAAGGCGCGCATGCAGGCGGCCGGGTGGATGCAGGTCGGACCCGCGCGGCCGCCCTATGACATGATGCCCGACCATATCCGGGCCGGGGCAGAGACTGCCGGCGTGCGCTGGGCCGAAATGGCGAAGGAGGCCGTCTAA